The Plasmodium knowlesi strain H genome assembly, chromosome: 14 genome has a segment encoding these proteins:
- a CDS encoding golgi protein 1, putative encodes MMLVKFLRGLTVFSLICWIQRIHALQNECDFNFNVMLLSNIYDKYNGKHIEEVEGNRDYCSNLESLNSLKSFWQLKLKSLCTEETSILDKQVFNNICSKTYKVPHVTVSGLQVGKDIVNIEFFCAHFLYSNNKEVIKCVRHNVLNNYLDSYHIAFDLSVSQELLKQSNHVDEVLNLKNIDGLALTKRIIDDSVCRIHSSVHTIMNKHDFDLFKALAGLCTKLGFHHHFIITDNIHPLTTPLFNEIPYSLNSLNFNIQNSTMYYTNYEYFVYNVKLADIDHILGSYMSPSALAISKNNSYVTWLGINKENTLYKKKFDELYNLLDTNKYMERIVQCYSKYTSKYYGSSIKYFLRYIPENKRDLMQNNPKIFIYIINGICKNIPSIHKCVEKIIFLDGIYDLYFKNFMVNFIYYNAACIFNCNLPDLGKVINDEQVWDILVNYFSNAFLVNYKKTKTPSIGGNNVNKSVDKTDENTSPETYKEMAKLYYTNFDYDYIHSGKWKKEINLEDEEAILKPSDEVVEFEFYNYTFQTLDLSTYGFFILKSQMEEDNVCKISSFIEANGKKYVHVNRYIADFFSKNNKRVLSHSGGKKGSSVGGHNHGHSNGGGEHNGGDEHDGGDEHGGGDEGDDHDDHDEHDDHDEHDEHDEHDGHDEHDEHDEHDEHDEHGEEGNGGDDHVNTFNMFDDFLGEDKESNSFMDLFQNNPLFNKNHNLFDNFYHGEDEEEEGELYDHKEREPLDIEKHKVSTPIGDVYPLKTEYTLKELQNMYEIHPGFSELDEEIRYHFFRSQIFEKEVSFIVKDVPTKIENYYKYYYEIKKSLKTFDKYDEEHYKMLMNKSKEDPDVFSKIDIEFSCTRMGKWPIRGANGRWLSDVLCETKLVPQLVYNNEYAEKQGQNKKKKSGIDPNLYTLKENTRLIGIEFEDQEPYRCAISYLGDEGKRTHLPVSATLLVHLAIGFCTLHGFKIVWLADSAFDIHTNVYLRYTSILEQGKTYYEQSNFEVYGQTRLIAQLEYIASGMSVENNLITSGSFKNRYNLISYPGTDLPFLLLMSKKVKETIYNLKFDCHSWAYNGCSEYYPLMKKNKKVATDENYNTITLNGTYSKKELEQMYECSFMHDKTFQELNRMFPKECTFGSRIGDCHKKVRKHIPCYNEESCKYLIYIYENFYKPQNHVNLLNEHFIKVSENLTKISRPYYLQSILALEHDIQIKKSKKRNTQYEDIVLFILKNSIFYVSWVTSSEYWKRAVYVQDVNTSFATINQVEDYKNKEMFCPVAYGHEFIGHMLVQYMKYPNDL; translated from the coding sequence atgatgcTCGTCAAATTCCTAAGGGGGCTAACCGTATTTAGCCTTATTTGCTGGATCCAGAGGATACACGCCCTGCAGAACGAATGCGATTTTAACTTCAACGTCATGTTGTTAtcaaatatatatgacaAGTACAATGGGAAGCACATAGAAGAAGTTGAGGGTAACAGAGATTATTGTAGCAATTTGGAGAGTTTAAATTCGCTAAAATCCTTTTGgcaattaaaattaaaatcgcTATGCACAGAAGAAACATCCATTTTAGATAAACAAGTCTTTAACAACATTTGCAGTAAAACGTACAAAGTACCTCATGTAACAGTGAGCGGATTACAAGTAGGAAAGGATATTGTTAATATCGAATTTTTCTGCGCGCATTTCTTGTATAGTAACAACAAGGAGGTTATAAAATGTGTACGACATAATGTTTTGAACAATTACCTAGATTCTTACCACATAGCGTTTGATTTATCCGTTTCACAAGAATTGTTAAAGCAGTCGAACCATGTAGATGAAGttttaaatttgaaaaacatAGATGGATTGGCTCTCACCAAAAGGATAATAGATGATTCCGTATGTAGGATTCATTCTAGTGTCCATACCATTATGAATAAGCATGATTTTGATTTATTCAAAGCATTAGCAGGTTTATGTACAAAGTTGGGTTTCCACCATCATTTTATCATAACAGATAATATTCATCCGCTAACAACACCTTTATTTAATGAAATACCCTACAGTTTAAATTCTCTTAATTTTAATATACAAAATAGTACAATGTACTACACAAACTATGAATACTTCGTATATAATGTTAAGCTAGCCGATATAGATCACATCCTCGGTTCGTATATGTCTCCATCAGCCTTGGCGATAAGCAAGAATAACTCCTACGTAACGTGGTTAGGAATTAACAAGGAAAATACTTtgtacaagaaaaaatttgatgAATTATATAACCTGCTAGACACCAATAAATATATGGAAAGGATTGTTCAGTGTTATAGTAAATATACATCCAAGTATTATGGAAGTagtataaaatattttttacgatATATTCCAGAGAATAAAAGAGATCTGATGCAAAATAATccgaaaatttttatatatattattaatggcatatgtaaaaatatcCCATCTATTCACAAATGTGTTGAGAAAATCATTTTCCTTGATGGAATATACGAtttgtattttaaaaatttcatgGTCAATTTTATATACTACAATGCGGCCTGTATTTTTAATTGCAATTTGCCAGACTTAGGAAAAGTTATCAATGATGAGCAGGTGTGGGATATCCTTGTAAACTATTTTTCAAATGCATTTTTGgtgaattataaaaagacCAAAACTCCTAGCATAGGGGGTAATAATGTAAACAAGTCTGTTGATAAGACGGACGAAAATACATCACCAGAAACGTACAAGGAAATGGCAAAGTTATACTATACCAATTTTGATTATGATTATATTCATAGCggtaaatggaaaaaggaaataaatttggAGGATGAAGAAGCTATCTTGAAGCCTTCAGATGAAGTCGTTGAATTCGAATTCTACAATTACACCTTCCAGACACTGGACCTGAGCACTTACggcttcttcattttgaagaGCCAAATGGAGGAGGACAATGTGTGCAAAATTTCGTCCTTCATTGAGGCCAACGGGAAGAAGTACGTCCACGTAAATAGGTACATTGCCGATTTTTTCAGTAAGAACAACAAGCGAGTTCTTTCCCATTCGGGGGGCAAGAAGGGTTCCTCCGTAGGTGGCCATAATCATGGTCACAGCAATGGTGGGGGCGAGCACAACGGTGGGGATGAACACGACGGTGGAGATGAGCACGGAGGGGGCGATGAAGGAGACGACCATGACGACCATGATGAACATGACGACCATGATGAACATGATGAACACGATGAACACGATGGACATGATGAACACGATGAACATGATGAACACGATGAACATGATGAACACGGCGAAGAAGGAAACGGAGGAGACGATCACGTGAACACCTTTAACATGTTTGACGACTTCCTTGGAGAAGACAAAGAAAGCAACAGTTTCATGGATCTGTTCCAAAACAATCCATTGTTTAATAAAAACCATAATTTGTTTGACAATTTCTACCACGGAGAagacgaagaggaagaaggcgAGTTGTATGACCATAAGGAGAGAGAGCCGTTAGACATTGAAAAGCACAAGGTCTCCACCCCCATAGGAGATGTGTACCCGCTAAAAACAGAGTACACCCTGAAAGAGCTACAAAACATGTATGAGATTCACCCAGGATTCAGCGAACTAGATGAAGAAATCAGATACCATTTTTTTAGAAGCCAAATATTCGAAAAGGAAGTTTCCTTTATAGTAAAAGACGTGCCAACAAAGAttgaaaattattataaatattattatgAAATTAAGAAGAGTTTAAAAACGTTCGACAAATATGATGAGGAGCATTATAAGATGCTAATGAATAAGTCGAAAGAAGATCCAGatgttttttcaaaaatagaCATTGAATTTTCGTGCACGAGGATGGGAAAATGGCCAATTCGTGGAGCCAATGGTAGATGGTTATCAGATGTTTTATGCGAAACCAAGTTGGTTCCTCAGCTGGTATACAATAACGAATATGCAGAAAAGCAGggccaaaataaaaagaaaaaaagcggaaTTGATCCCAATTTGTATactttaaaagaaaacacaAGATTAATTGGCATCGAATTTGAAGACCAAGAACCGTACAGATGTGCCATTAGTTACCTCGGAGATGAAGGCAAAAGGACACATTTACCAGTATCAGCAACTTTATTGGTGCACTTAGCTATTGGTTTCTGTACATTACACGGTTTTAAAATCGTTTGGCTAGCTGATTCTGCCTTTGATATACACACCAACGTGTATCTAAGATATACCTCCATCCTAGAACAAGGAAAGACTTACTACGAACAGAGCAATTTTGAAGTTTATGGACAAACAAGACTTATAGCACAATTAGAATATATCGCCTCTGGAATGAGTGTAGAAAATAATCTTATTACATCTGGTAGCTTTAAAAACAGGTACAACTTGATTAGTTACCCAGGGACAGACTTAccattcctcctcctcatgtCAAAGAAAGTTAAAGAAACTATTtacaatttaaaatttgaTTGCCATAGTTGGGCATACAATGGATGTTCGGAATATTATCCcttaatgaagaaaaataaaaaagttgctACAGATGAAAATTACAATACAATTACGCTGAATGGAACATATTCCAAAAAGGAGTTAGAacaaatgtatgaatgttCGTTTATGCATGACAAAACCTTCCAGGAATTGAATAGGATGTTCCCTAAAGAATGTACCTTCGGGTCGAGGATAGGTGATTGCCATAAGAAAGTTAGAAAACATATTCCTTGCTACAATGAGGAATCATGtaaatatttaatttatatttatgaaaatttttacaagcCACAGAACCATGTAAATTTACTTAATGAACATTTTATAAAGGTATCCGAAAATTTAACCAAAATATCCAGACCCTATTACTTACAGTCCATTTTAGCATTAGAACATGatatacaaattaaaaagagcaaaaaaaggaatacacaGTATGAAGACATTGTattgttcattttgaagaactCTATATTTTACGTTTCTTGGGTTACGTCCAGTGAGTACTGGAAGAGGGCTGTGTATGTGCAAGACGTGAATACTTCGTTCGCGACCATTAACCAAGTGGAGGACTACAAAAATAAGGAGATGTTTTGTCCAGTTGCCTACGGGCATGAGTTCATAGGGCACATGCTCGTGCAGTACATGAAGTATCCTAACGATTTATGA
- a CDS encoding ATP-dependent Clp protease adapter protein ClpS, putative, translating to MVDTSSLFFFFFFFFFILSAKSNDWCEGKMCGFQKALFFTLLCIFLCKRSTFSCRKRYATRQWKFISASTTVGDHSGSISRCVFKAPKLKGRKKLIQAQDNSNLEKIKKLRNVVKEIKKDNIKEFYSEEKQKREKETTAWKVILYNDDIHNFTYVTDVIVKVIGQISKAKAHTITVEAHSTGQALILSTWRTQAEKYCEELQKNGLTVSIIHESQLKEKKKDSNAGS from the exons ATGGTTGAcacttcttcacttttttttttttttttttttttttttttcattctgagTGCTAAAAGCAACGACTggtgtgaaggaaaaatgtgtgGTTTCCAGAAAGCTCTTTTTTTCACGTTactctgtatttttttatgtaagaGGAGTACATTTTCTTGTAGGAAAAGATACGCCACTCGACAGTGGAAGTTCATTAGTGCATCTACCACTGTTGGGGATCATAGCGGAAGTATTAGCAGATGTGTCTTTAAGGCCCCTAAG ctgaaggggaggaaaaaattgattcAGGCTCAGGATAACTCcaacttggaaaaaataaagaaactCAG AAACGTAgtaaaggaaataaagaaagacaACATAAAGGAGTTTTACAGCGAAGAGAAACagaagagagaaaaggaGACCACGGCATGGAAGGTCATCCTGTACAACGACGATATTCATAA TTTCACCTACGTAACAGACGTTATCGTAAAGGTAATTGGACAGATAAGCAAGGCAAAGGCACACACAATCACAGTAGAGGCCCATAGTACTGGGCAGGCTCTCATTTTGTCAACTTGGAGAACTCAAGCAGAAAAATATTGTGAAG AACTGCAGAAAAACGGCCTTACCGTTTCGATCATTCATGAGAGTCAgctgaaggagaagaagaaagactCCAACGCCGGATCGTAA